One Candidatus Devosia phytovorans genomic window carries:
- a CDS encoding aldo/keto reductase, whose protein sequence is MDRRPLGRSELVIEPLVLGGNVFGWTVDEKLGFDILDAYVDAGFTAIDTAEGYPNWVPGNPPGMSETIIGKWMKARGNRDQVHVFTKVNSANKPGGLGAEAIRNGIEDSLKRLQTDYVDLYFSHWPDPQTEHEETLGAYDPLVRSGRVRVIGASNYTSQMVKDANETAVIKSLPRYEVLQPRYNLYDRAEFDALRDVVTEDDIGTVVYYSLASGFLTGKYRSKADFGKSQRGGVIEKYLDAKGEKILAALDTVAKANDATPAEVSLAWLVAQPGVTAPIASATSVEQVKSLAKGVRLKLSDAELQTLTDAGK, encoded by the coding sequence ATGGATCGTCGCCCGCTTGGCCGCAGTGAACTCGTCATCGAACCCCTGGTTCTGGGCGGCAATGTCTTTGGCTGGACCGTGGACGAGAAACTGGGTTTCGACATTCTCGACGCCTATGTGGACGCCGGCTTTACCGCCATCGATACGGCCGAGGGCTATCCGAACTGGGTGCCGGGCAACCCGCCGGGGATGAGCGAGACGATCATCGGCAAGTGGATGAAAGCCCGTGGCAATCGCGACCAGGTGCATGTCTTCACCAAGGTCAATTCGGCCAACAAGCCGGGTGGGCTGGGCGCCGAGGCGATCAGGAACGGGATCGAAGACAGTCTCAAGCGCCTCCAGACCGACTATGTCGACCTCTATTTCAGCCATTGGCCAGACCCGCAGACCGAGCACGAGGAGACACTGGGGGCCTATGATCCGCTGGTCCGTTCGGGCCGAGTGCGGGTGATTGGCGCATCCAACTACACGTCGCAGATGGTCAAGGATGCCAATGAGACGGCGGTGATCAAGTCGCTGCCGCGCTATGAAGTGCTGCAGCCGCGCTACAATCTGTATGATCGCGCGGAATTCGACGCGCTGCGCGATGTGGTCACCGAGGACGATATCGGCACTGTGGTCTATTACAGCCTGGCGTCAGGGTTCCTGACCGGCAAATACCGTTCGAAGGCCGATTTCGGCAAGTCGCAGCGTGGCGGCGTTATCGAGAAATATCTCGACGCCAAGGGCGAGAAGATTCTTGCCGCGCTCGACACGGTGGCCAAGGCCAATGATGCGACGCCGGCAGAAGTGTCGCTCGCCTGGCTCGTCGCTCAGCCGGGCGTGACCGCACCCATTGCCTCGGCGACTTCGGTGGAACAGGTCAAGAGCCTCGCCAAGGGCGTGCGGCTCAAACTCAGCGATGCCGAGCTGCAGACGCTGACGGACGCGGGGAAATAA
- the phnN gene encoding phosphonate metabolism protein/1,5-bisphosphokinase (PRPP-forming) PhnN, whose amino-acid sequence MVRPLGSLVLVVGPSGVGKDTLIDGARQALDNDKRFSFVRRLVTRTSGPTGEEHDNVEPDVFAEMEEAGRFALSWDAHNLRYALPLSVDTDIALGRTVVANVSRHVVGEAKARYPGCTVILITAEISRRAERLVKRGRENPDQITARLARENAPVPTGINPIMIDNSGSIAIGVTAFVMALRGIAAQE is encoded by the coding sequence ATGGTTCGACCGCTCGGTTCTCTGGTTCTGGTCGTCGGACCCTCCGGCGTCGGCAAGGACACATTGATCGACGGCGCGCGTCAGGCGCTCGACAATGACAAGCGCTTCAGCTTCGTGCGGCGCCTCGTCACCCGCACCTCGGGCCCGACAGGCGAGGAACACGACAATGTCGAACCGGACGTCTTTGCCGAAATGGAGGAGGCCGGGCGCTTTGCCCTCTCCTGGGACGCGCATAACCTGCGCTATGCCTTGCCGCTGAGCGTCGATACCGACATAGCGCTGGGCCGTACGGTGGTGGCCAATGTGTCGCGCCATGTGGTTGGCGAAGCCAAAGCCCGCTATCCGGGCTGCACCGTCATCCTCATCACCGCCGAAATCTCGCGGCGGGCCGAGCGCCTGGTCAAGCGTGGGCGGGAAAATCCGGATCAGATCACGGCGCGGCTGGCGCGGGAAAACGCACCCGTGCCGACGGGCATCAATCCGATCATGATCGACAATTCGGGCTCGATTGCCATCGGCGTCACCGCCTTCGTCATGGCCTTGCGCGGGATCGCCGCGCAGGAATAG
- a CDS encoding glycerate kinase — translation MFRHAVAQAQPELGVKRHLPDRPKGRTVVIGAGKASAQMARAFEEAWDGPLTGLVVTRYGYATPCERIEIVEAAHPVPDAAGYLAARRMLEMVSGLGPDDLVVALISGGGSALLPAPAPGLTLDDEQDINRALLASGAPISVMNLIRNQFSAIKGGRLALQCAPARVATLVVSDVPGDDPAVVASGPTIPLAGSRELARKYANLHKLNLPPHAHGIMAGEDNLAPRPDDPAFARNSVSTIASATLSLEAAADLARQRGVEAAILSDSIEGESRDVAQVLAAMAREVVTRNRPFTKPVVLLSGGETTVTLRGKGGRGGRNAEFLLAFAIAIDGVEGITALAADTDGIDGSEDNAGAFADGQTATRLRKAGIDPLVALANNDAWSAFDAIGDLLVTGPTGTNVNDFRAILVF, via the coding sequence ATGTTTCGCCACGCCGTGGCTCAGGCCCAGCCCGAGCTGGGCGTGAAACGCCATCTGCCGGACAGGCCGAAGGGCCGCACCGTGGTCATCGGTGCTGGCAAGGCCTCGGCCCAGATGGCGAGGGCCTTCGAAGAGGCCTGGGACGGCCCGCTCACCGGCCTTGTCGTGACGCGCTACGGCTATGCCACGCCCTGCGAGCGCATAGAGATCGTCGAGGCAGCGCATCCCGTGCCGGATGCTGCCGGTTATCTGGCGGCGCGCCGCATGCTGGAAATGGTCTCCGGCCTTGGGCCTGATGATCTCGTCGTGGCGCTGATTTCGGGTGGCGGCTCGGCGCTATTGCCAGCTCCGGCGCCCGGACTGACGCTCGATGACGAGCAGGACATAAACCGGGCGCTGTTGGCCTCTGGTGCACCGATCTCGGTGATGAACCTCATCCGCAACCAGTTCTCCGCCATCAAGGGTGGGAGGCTGGCCCTGCAATGCGCGCCCGCCCGCGTGGCGACGCTGGTCGTCTCCGATGTGCCGGGCGATGACCCGGCGGTGGTAGCTTCGGGGCCAACCATTCCCCTCGCTGGTTCGCGCGAACTGGCGCGCAAATATGCCAATCTCCATAAACTCAACCTGCCGCCCCATGCTCACGGCATCATGGCCGGCGAGGATAATCTCGCCCCCAGGCCCGATGATCCGGCCTTTGCCCGCAACAGCGTCTCGACCATTGCCTCGGCCACCCTGTCGCTCGAGGCCGCGGCGGACCTGGCGCGCCAGCGCGGCGTCGAGGCGGCCATCCTTTCCGATTCCATCGAGGGCGAGTCGCGCGACGTGGCGCAGGTGCTTGCCGCCATGGCCCGCGAAGTCGTCACCCGCAATCGCCCATTCACCAAGCCCGTCGTCCTGCTCTCGGGCGGCGAGACCACGGTGACCCTGCGCGGCAAGGGGGGGAGGGGCGGTCGCAACGCCGAATTCCTCCTTGCCTTCGCCATTGCCATCGATGGCGTCGAGGGCATTACCGCCTTGGCGGCCGATACCGATGGCATTGATGGCTCGGAAGACAATGCCGGCGCCTTTGCCGATGGTCAGACCGCGACCCGCCTGCGCAAGGCCGGGATCGACCCGCTGGTGGCTCTTGCCAACAACGACGCCTGGAGCGCCTTTGATGCCATCGGCGACCTGCTGGTCACCGGCCCGACGGGCACCAATGTCAACGACTTCCGTGCTATCCTCGTCTTCTGA
- a CDS encoding ABC transporter permease subunit — translation MLNYLLRRLALVIPTIIGISICAFTFVRVLPGDPILAMAGQHGVTPERYEILREQFGYNLPIWQQYFNYLGGVLQGDFGISLATKRPVITEFMTLFPATIELALVAMLLAVAIGIPAGILAAVKRGSWFDQATMGVALTGYSMPIFWWGLLLIMFFSTYLGWTPVSGRIALSFFLRPITGFMLIDTILYGNWPAFVSALRHLILPAVVLGTIPLAVIARQTRSAMLEVLGEDYVRTARAKGMSPRRVINVHALRNALIPVVTTIGLQVGLLLGGAILTETIFTWPGIGKWMIDSISKRDYVVVQSGLLIIALIVMAVNLIVDLLYALINPRIRVQ, via the coding sequence ATGCTCAACTATCTGCTGCGCCGACTGGCGCTGGTCATTCCGACAATCATCGGCATTTCCATCTGCGCCTTCACCTTCGTGCGCGTTCTCCCCGGTGATCCCATCCTGGCCATGGCCGGGCAACACGGCGTAACGCCGGAACGCTACGAGATTCTGCGCGAGCAGTTCGGCTACAACCTGCCCATCTGGCAGCAATATTTCAATTATCTGGGCGGCGTGCTGCAGGGCGACTTCGGCATTTCCCTGGCCACCAAGCGTCCGGTCATCACCGAATTCATGACGCTTTTCCCCGCCACGATCGAGCTGGCGCTGGTTGCCATGCTGCTGGCTGTGGCGATCGGCATTCCGGCGGGCATCCTCGCCGCCGTCAAGCGCGGCTCCTGGTTTGACCAGGCGACCATGGGCGTGGCCCTCACCGGCTATTCCATGCCCATCTTCTGGTGGGGCCTGCTGCTGATCATGTTCTTTTCCACCTATCTGGGGTGGACGCCGGTCTCGGGCCGCATTGCACTGAGCTTCTTCCTGCGCCCGATCACCGGATTCATGCTGATCGACACCATTCTTTACGGCAATTGGCCCGCCTTCGTTTCGGCGCTGCGCCACCTGATCCTGCCGGCCGTGGTTCTGGGCACCATTCCGCTCGCCGTCATCGCCCGCCAGACCCGCTCGGCCATGCTCGAAGTGCTGGGCGAGGACTATGTCCGCACGGCGCGCGCCAAGGGCATGTCGCCCCGCCGCGTCATCAACGTCCACGCCCTGCGCAATGCCCTGATCCCCGTCGTCACCACGATCGGCCTGCAGGTCGGTCTGCTGCTTGGCGGCGCCATTCTCACCGAAACCATCTTCACCTGGCCGGGCATCGGCAAGTGGATGATCGATTCCATTTCAAAGCGCGACTATGTCGTGGTGCAGTCTGGCCTCTTGATCATCGCCCTCATCGTCATGGCGGTGAACCTGATCGTTGACCTGCTCTACGCCCTCATCAATCCGCGCATCCGGGTGCAGTAA
- a CDS encoding Gfo/Idh/MocA family oxidoreductase translates to MAKRKIAVIGVGKIAQDQHLPVIDASDHFELAATVSTRGLSHNGLPAFKTPAELYAALPDVSLVSICTPPGIRHQYVREALDAGKDVMMEKPPTTTISELDDLIDHAKRLDRILYQTWHSQWNPPVDRTRAILADEGVKSVRIDWRESVRKWHPGQDWVWEPGGFGVCDPGINAFSIFTKIMPFPVFVESARLTFPVNRQTPVDVEIAFKSGQLHQPKLSAGFNWLEESGEIWTFSVETGKGTKIKLESGGRSLTVNGELVLQHGDGEYAAMYDHFAALLERGESDVDAAPLRLMSDVFLMGGRENGPEFEW, encoded by the coding sequence ATGGCCAAGCGCAAGATTGCCGTTATCGGCGTGGGCAAGATCGCCCAGGACCAGCATCTGCCGGTGATCGACGCATCGGACCATTTCGAGCTGGCCGCGACGGTCTCGACGCGCGGGTTGAGCCACAATGGCCTGCCGGCTTTCAAGACGCCCGCCGAGCTCTATGCCGCGCTACCAGATGTATCGTTGGTCTCGATCTGCACCCCGCCCGGCATCCGCCATCAATATGTCCGCGAGGCGCTCGACGCCGGCAAGGATGTGATGATGGAAAAGCCGCCCACCACCACGATTTCCGAGCTGGATGACCTGATCGACCACGCCAAAAGACTCGATCGCATTCTCTACCAGACCTGGCACAGTCAGTGGAATCCGCCGGTCGATCGCACCAGGGCAATCCTGGCCGATGAGGGCGTCAAATCTGTCCGCATCGACTGGCGCGAAAGCGTGCGCAAGTGGCATCCGGGGCAGGACTGGGTCTGGGAGCCGGGCGGCTTCGGCGTTTGCGATCCCGGCATCAATGCCTTCTCGATCTTCACCAAGATCATGCCCTTTCCGGTCTTCGTGGAAAGCGCCAGGCTGACCTTCCCGGTCAATCGACAGACACCGGTTGACGTCGAGATCGCCTTCAAGTCGGGCCAACTGCATCAGCCCAAGCTGTCGGCCGGTTTCAACTGGCTCGAAGAGAGCGGCGAGATCTGGACCTTCAGCGTCGAGACCGGCAAGGGCACGAAGATCAAGCTCGAAAGCGGCGGACGCTCGCTGACCGTCAATGGCGAACTGGTGCTGCAGCATGGTGATGGCGAATATGCCGCCATGTATGACCATTTCGCCGCGCTGCTGGAACGCGGCGAGAGCGATGTCGACGCCGCGCCCCTGCGCCTGATGAGCGACGTCTTCCTGATGGGTGGTCGCGAAAACGGGCCGGAGTTTGAGTGGTAG
- a CDS encoding VOC family protein, translating into MARATGIGGVFFRAKDAEALGQWYEIHLGVPGFWTQEAGMTVFAPFKSDSDYFPAERQWMINFRVDDLDALLTDLRASGIAAETRAEWDTPETGRFARIHDPEGNPIELWEAPK; encoded by the coding sequence ATGGCAAGGGCGACCGGCATTGGCGGCGTGTTCTTTCGGGCAAAGGACGCCGAGGCTTTGGGGCAATGGTACGAAATTCATCTTGGCGTGCCCGGCTTCTGGACGCAGGAGGCCGGCATGACGGTCTTTGCGCCCTTCAAGTCTGACAGCGACTATTTCCCCGCCGAGCGGCAATGGATGATCAATTTCCGCGTCGATGATCTCGATGCACTGCTCACGGATCTGCGTGCATCTGGCATTGCCGCGGAAACGCGCGCCGAATGGGATACGCCCGAGACCGGCCGGTTTGCCCGCATCCACGATCCGGAAGGCAATCCGATCGAACTCTGGGAAGCTCCAAAATAA
- a CDS encoding ABC transporter substrate-binding protein, which translates to MKLMKTLLTATAIMALAAGAAQAKQLIYCSEASPAHFDPGPLTGGNDFDASAHTIFERLVEFKPGTTEIIPALAESWEISEDGLEYTFHLRPGVKWHTQPYFTPTRDLNADDVIFSFERQWKEDNAWHAYLEGMTWDYFQGMDMPKYLSSIEKVDNLTVKITLTEANAPMLANLAMQFASIVSKEYADQVEAAGDLAAFSTQPVGTGPFQFVDYQLDTVIRYSAFPDYWEGKQPVDDLIFAITTDPSVRAQRLLAGECDIMPYPAPADLEALQGDENLTVQEGEGLNIGYLSYNTTEAPFDNPDVRKALTMAIDKSAIIDAVYQGAGQDAKNLIPPTMWSYDDAIEADVYNPEEAKKLLEAAGVTDLTTEIWAIPVSRPYNPNGQRMAELIQADWAAVGVTANIVTYEWTEYRERGKLADRKGPFMIGWTGDNGDPDNFFATLFSCSAIGVSNYSSWCNDEFEATIQAAKATSDAEERTALYTKAQEIFKAEEPAMTIAHSKVFMPMKKTVLNYVMSPLGSHSFKDVDVQE; encoded by the coding sequence ATGAAATTGATGAAAACGCTGCTGACCGCAACGGCCATCATGGCGCTCGCCGCCGGTGCCGCCCAGGCCAAGCAGCTGATCTACTGCTCGGAAGCCTCGCCCGCCCACTTCGATCCCGGCCCGCTGACCGGCGGCAACGACTTCGACGCATCGGCTCACACGATTTTCGAGCGTCTGGTCGAGTTCAAGCCCGGCACCACCGAAATCATTCCCGCTCTCGCGGAGAGCTGGGAAATCTCCGAAGACGGTCTGGAATACACCTTCCACCTGCGCCCCGGCGTCAAGTGGCACACCCAGCCCTATTTCACGCCCACGCGTGACCTCAACGCAGACGACGTGATCTTCTCGTTCGAGCGTCAGTGGAAGGAAGACAACGCCTGGCATGCCTATCTCGAAGGCATGACCTGGGACTACTTCCAGGGCATGGACATGCCCAAGTACCTCTCGTCCATCGAGAAGGTCGATAATCTGACGGTCAAGATCACCCTGACCGAAGCAAACGCTCCCATGCTGGCAAACCTTGCCATGCAGTTCGCCTCGATCGTCTCCAAGGAATATGCCGACCAGGTCGAAGCCGCCGGCGATCTCGCTGCCTTCTCGACCCAGCCGGTGGGCACTGGTCCGTTCCAGTTCGTCGACTACCAGCTCGACACCGTCATCCGCTACTCCGCATTCCCCGACTACTGGGAAGGCAAGCAGCCGGTCGATGACCTGATCTTCGCCATCACCACCGATCCTTCGGTTCGCGCCCAGCGTCTGCTGGCCGGTGAATGCGATATCATGCCCTATCCGGCTCCGGCCGATCTTGAAGCCCTCCAGGGCGACGAGAACCTGACCGTGCAGGAAGGCGAAGGCCTCAATATCGGTTACCTCTCCTACAACACCACCGAGGCGCCGTTCGACAATCCGGACGTTCGCAAGGCACTGACCATGGCCATCGACAAGTCGGCCATCATCGATGCCGTCTACCAGGGTGCCGGCCAGGACGCCAAGAACCTGATCCCGCCCACCATGTGGTCCTATGACGACGCCATCGAAGCCGACGTCTACAATCCCGAAGAAGCCAAGAAGCTGCTCGAGGCAGCCGGTGTCACCGACCTGACCACCGAGATCTGGGCGATTCCGGTGTCGCGTCCCTACAACCCGAATGGCCAGCGCATGGCTGAGCTGATCCAGGCTGACTGGGCCGCTGTCGGCGTCACCGCCAACATCGTGACCTACGAATGGACCGAATATCGCGAACGCGGCAAGCTTGCCGACCGCAAGGGCCCGTTCATGATCGGTTGGACCGGCGACAATGGTGATCCGGACAACTTCTTCGCCACCCTGTTCTCCTGCTCGGCCATCGGCGTGTCCAACTACTCGAGCTGGTGCAACGACGAGTTCGAAGCCACCATCCAGGCTGCCAAGGCAACCTCTGATGCCGAAGAACGTACTGCGCTCTACACTAAGGCCCAGGAAATCTTCAAGGCTGAAGAGCCCGCCATGACCATCGCTCACTCCAAGGTGTTCATGCCGATGAAGAAGACCGTGCTCAACTATGTTATGAGCCCGCTCGGCAGCCACAGCTTCAAGGACGTCGACGTCCAGGAGTAA
- a CDS encoding VOC family protein translates to MTQSIATISLLVADYDDAKSFYCGRLGFDLVADTDLGGGKRWVLVAPAGQSGAQLLLAKADGDAQSAAIGNPGGGRVMFFLNTSDFAKDHADMIERGVRFLEEPRHEAYGTVAVFEDLYGNKWDLIEHAKS, encoded by the coding sequence ATGACCCAATCGATCGCCACCATATCGCTGCTTGTTGCCGACTACGACGACGCCAAAAGTTTTTATTGCGGCAGGCTCGGCTTCGATCTTGTTGCCGACACGGACCTCGGTGGCGGCAAGCGCTGGGTGCTGGTGGCTCCGGCCGGTCAGAGTGGTGCGCAGCTGCTGCTGGCCAAGGCGGATGGCGACGCCCAGAGCGCTGCCATAGGCAATCCGGGCGGCGGGCGCGTCATGTTCTTTCTCAACACCAGCGACTTTGCCAAGGACCACGCCGACATGATCGAACGTGGTGTGCGCTTTCTCGAAGAGCCCCGCCATGAAGCCTATGGCACGGTTGCAGTATTCGAGGACCTCTATGGGAACAAGTGGGACCTCATAGAGCACGCCAAGTCCTGA
- a CDS encoding DUF1045 domain-containing protein codes for MAERFAIYFAPSATSNLWERAATWLGRDASDGDLFDGPVAGVDRDRLLNLTQSANRYGFHATIKAPMALTEDSTEADLRTALSEFAGRHEPFSLGKLRLASLQGFLALLVDDNERLQDFAAHVVEDFDPFRAPMSVKDRAARAGKGLSERQLELLDAYGYPYVFEEFRFHMTLTDRLADEDAHEIAQAATTWFGPVLEEEIVLDRLSLFHEPDAGKPFRRVGDFKLGAAA; via the coding sequence ATGGCCGAACGTTTCGCGATCTATTTTGCCCCATCTGCCACCAGCAATCTGTGGGAGCGTGCCGCGACCTGGCTGGGCCGGGACGCCAGCGATGGCGACCTGTTCGATGGCCCGGTGGCGGGCGTTGATCGCGACCGGCTGCTCAACCTCACCCAGTCGGCCAATCGCTATGGCTTTCACGCCACGATCAAGGCGCCGATGGCCCTGACCGAGGACAGCACGGAAGCTGACCTGCGCACTGCGCTGAGCGAATTTGCCGGAAGGCACGAGCCCTTCAGCCTGGGCAAACTGCGTCTGGCATCGCTGCAGGGGTTTCTGGCGCTGCTGGTGGACGACAATGAGCGCCTGCAGGATTTTGCCGCCCATGTGGTGGAGGATTTCGATCCCTTCCGCGCGCCGATGAGCGTCAAGGATCGCGCGGCGCGGGCCGGCAAGGGGCTGAGCGAGCGACAGCTCGAACTGCTCGATGCCTATGGCTATCCCTATGTGTTCGAAGAATTCCGCTTCCACATGACGCTGACCGACCGGCTGGCCGACGAGGACGCCCATGAGATCGCCCAGGCGGCGACCACCTGGTTCGGCCCAGTGCTCGAGGAAGAGATCGTCCTCGACCGGCTGTCGCTGTTCCACGAACCCGACGCCGGCAAGCCCTTCCGCCGCGTGGGTGATTTCAAGCTTGGCGCTGCCGCGTGA